From a single Paenibacillus sp. FSL R5-0345 genomic region:
- a CDS encoding glycosyl hydrolase family 28 protein: MNYLQVYEAPKSIPGREDYKIRVRQPEGEWQNVFIYEVKVDMHQVRPASMAFFDLEGAAEVEVTCLYTEIECVNVAPASRNIAYEIQEKTIKFSLFGPQKLSIEINDDIFRNLHLFANPKEEDAPLIEDPNVAVVQPGIHRKTDLLRLLEIPVAYSSEKPNVLFFSPGTHCIEETVLPIPSGTTIYLAGGSALVGSLVCESVHDITIRGRGMIYLADFHRYSAFRGVRIVFSQSIKVEGITVIDPPHYSIFIGKSDGIEIDNIKAFSTRGWSDGIDIMSSSDVAIRDVFMRNSDDCIAIYGSRWDFYGDTRNIIVRDSILWADVAHPLMIGTHGDHGQNGDVIENIIFTNIDILNHHEPQENYWGALAINAGDRNTVCNVIYDNIRVERIEQGQLFDVRVVYNKDYNPEPGTSIRNITFRNISYSGKANPSRIYGFDEKRAVEGVTFINLRVNDELLNAPRPELIEINHFAKNIVFVIEEAAGEQSSL, encoded by the coding sequence ATGAACTACTTACAAGTGTATGAAGCGCCCAAAAGTATACCGGGACGTGAGGATTATAAGATTAGAGTCAGGCAACCTGAAGGTGAATGGCAAAATGTATTTATCTACGAGGTTAAGGTAGATATGCATCAGGTTCGACCAGCATCTATGGCTTTCTTTGATCTTGAAGGTGCAGCAGAGGTGGAAGTTACTTGTCTTTACACCGAAATTGAGTGTGTGAACGTCGCTCCGGCTTCACGTAATATCGCTTACGAAATTCAAGAGAAAACGATCAAATTCAGCCTATTCGGCCCGCAGAAGCTTTCGATCGAAATCAATGATGATATTTTTCGGAATCTGCATCTATTTGCTAACCCTAAAGAAGAGGATGCCCCACTTATAGAGGATCCTAATGTAGCGGTAGTACAACCAGGTATTCATCGGAAAACAGATCTTTTGCGATTACTGGAAATACCAGTGGCATACTCTAGTGAGAAACCGAACGTACTCTTTTTTTCGCCAGGAACGCACTGTATTGAAGAAACGGTCCTTCCAATTCCTTCGGGCACAACAATATATCTAGCTGGAGGATCTGCGCTTGTAGGCTCATTGGTGTGCGAGTCTGTCCATGATATAACTATCCGTGGTCGTGGAATGATTTATCTTGCAGATTTTCATCGATACTCAGCTTTTCGTGGGGTAAGAATCGTTTTCTCACAATCCATTAAAGTGGAAGGCATCACAGTTATCGACCCACCACATTATAGTATTTTCATAGGGAAGTCTGACGGGATTGAAATTGATAATATCAAAGCTTTTAGTACTCGCGGATGGTCTGATGGCATAGATATCATGTCTAGTTCTGATGTTGCCATTCGGGATGTTTTTATGCGGAATTCCGATGATTGTATTGCAATCTATGGATCGAGATGGGATTTTTATGGAGATACACGCAATATCATCGTTCGTGATTCTATTTTATGGGCAGATGTTGCGCATCCACTGATGATCGGGACTCATGGTGACCATGGGCAGAACGGTGACGTGATTGAAAATATTATTTTTACAAACATAGATATTCTGAATCATCATGAGCCACAAGAAAATTATTGGGGGGCACTAGCCATTAATGCCGGGGATCGAAATACGGTATGTAACGTAATTTACGATAACATACGTGTTGAACGGATTGAGCAGGGGCAGTTGTTCGATGTGCGTGTAGTTTACAACAAGGATTATAATCCAGAGCCTGGCACAAGTATTCGGAATATTACATTTCGCAATATCAGCTACAGCGGGAAGGCCAATCCTTCAAGAATTTATGGCTTTGATGAAAAAAGAGCTGTTGAAGGTGTGACCTTCATCAATTTAAGAGTTAACGATGAACTGTTGAATGCCCCCCGCCCAGAGCTGATCGAGATCAATCATTTTGCAAAAAACATTGTATTTGTTATCGAAGAGGCTGCTGGTGAACAATCGAGTCTCTAA
- a CDS encoding glycoside hydrolase family 88 protein: MMTLPYWQEIMSRLDTKVERMVEQIGDKCPHFAGKDGKFDDIGSDWWTTGFWPGILWIMHDITGKDLYKDAAWHWDGTLEEWFVKPTVELHHDVGFQFLPTAVIKHTITGNEDALRRGIEAANFLAARYNPVGKFIRAWNEDKYGWVIIDCMLNISLLFWASKVTGDPRYKHIAINHAETTMQYGIREDGSTKHILSFDAESGAYIENFGGQGYSPESSWSRGTAWGLYGFINTYRHTSDERFLNTAKRIAHYFISALPEDQVPYWDFRLEDDERMFRDSSAASIAASGLLELADIVPLGEKSLYATAAERILRSLTESYATWDQPEHEAILLHGTGSGTSFIDVSLIYGDYYYIEAIAKLNGWKHRIF; encoded by the coding sequence ATGATGACTTTACCTTATTGGCAGGAGATCATGAGTAGACTGGATACAAAAGTAGAGCGTATGGTTGAACAGATTGGTGACAAGTGTCCACATTTTGCCGGAAAAGATGGCAAGTTTGACGATATCGGCTCAGACTGGTGGACCACGGGCTTTTGGCCTGGCATCCTCTGGATTATGCATGACATCACCGGAAAAGACCTTTACAAAGATGCCGCATGGCACTGGGATGGTACGTTGGAGGAATGGTTTGTCAAACCTACGGTAGAGCTGCATCATGATGTTGGTTTTCAATTTCTTCCGACAGCTGTAATCAAACATACAATCACTGGTAATGAGGATGCACTCCGCAGAGGGATTGAAGCCGCAAACTTCCTTGCTGCCCGTTATAATCCGGTAGGCAAATTTATTCGCGCCTGGAATGAAGATAAATATGGTTGGGTGATCATCGACTGTATGCTGAATATCTCCCTGCTCTTTTGGGCCAGCAAAGTTACAGGTGATCCTCGTTATAAACATATCGCGATTAACCACGCGGAGACGACTATGCAATATGGTATCCGTGAAGACGGATCAACCAAGCATATTCTCTCTTTTGATGCAGAATCCGGTGCTTATATTGAGAATTTTGGGGGTCAGGGCTACTCTCCTGAATCCTCTTGGAGCCGTGGTACAGCTTGGGGTTTGTACGGCTTCATCAACACTTACCGCCATACAAGTGATGAGCGTTTCCTAAACACCGCCAAACGAATCGCACATTACTTCATTTCCGCTTTGCCAGAGGATCAGGTACCGTACTGGGATTTCCGTCTTGAGGATGACGAACGGATGTTCAGAGATAGCTCTGCGGCCTCCATCGCCGCTTCAGGCTTGCTCGAACTAGCAGATATCGTACCATTGGGTGAAAAAAGTCTTTATGCAACAGCAGCAGAGCGGATTCTGCGCTCTCTGACCGAAAGCTATGCGACTTGGGATCAGCCAGAGCATGAGGCGATTTTGCTGCATGGAACTGGCAGCGGCACATCCTTTATTGATGTATCGCTAATCTATGGGGATTACTATTATATAGAGGCAATCGCTAAATTGAATGGCTGGAAACACCGGATTTTTTAA